The Geobacter metallireducens GS-15 region GGGAGGCGGCTGGAGGCGGCCATCCGAGCCGCGGAACGCGCGGGGCTCCTGGGGAGCCGGGTCTTCGGGAGCAATTTCAACTTCCGGATCGATATCCGCACCGGCGCCGGCGCCTTTGTCTGCGGCGAGGAAACGTCGCTCATGGCCTCCATCATGGGGAGACGGGGCCAGCCGCGACAGCGCCCCCCCTATCCGGCCCAGCAGGGGCTCTGGGGATGCCCCACCCTCATCAACAACGTGGAGACCCTCGCCACCGTGCCGGCCATCATGGGGAAAGGGGGGAACTGGTACGCGGGGATCGGCTCGGCCGGAAGCAAGGGGACCAAGGTCTACGCCCTTGCCGGCCAGGTGGAGATCGCGGGGCTCATCGAGGTCCCCATGGGGACGACCCTGCGGGAGGTGGTCTTTGACATCGGCGGCGGCATTCCCGGCGGGAAGCGCTTCAAGGCGGCCCAGTCGGGGGGGCCGTCGGGAGGGTGCATCCCGTCCGGGGAGCTGGACACTCCCCTCGACTACGAGAGCATGCAGCGGGTCGGCACCATCATGGGGTCAGGGGGGCTCATCATAATGGACGAGACGAGCTGCATGCCCGACGTGGCTTCCTTCTTTCTGGATTTCTGCCGGGACGAGAGCTGCGGCAAGTGCGTCCCCTGCCGGGTCGGCACTGTGGAGATGCACCGGCTGCTGCGGAGGATCACGGGGGGGACCGCCACCATGGACGACCTGGCGAAGCTGGAGGAACTCTGCGAGCTGGTGGGGGCCGCGAGCCTCTGCGGCCTCGGCATGACCGCCCCCAACCCGGTCTTGAGTACGCTCCGCTACTTCCGGGACGAGTACGTGGAACACATCAGCCGGCAC contains the following coding sequences:
- a CDS encoding NuoF family protein; this translates as MNRADLRHMAEAEQERQERFRCRIMVCAGTPCLSAGAQTVLDSLRKALAESRLDAEIEAVASGCMGPCSRGPLVKVRQQGKKEIIFERVTPELARQILLSLAKGRRPPTVSALPPDFPFLARQMKVVLANSGSINPERVEEYVAAGGYGALAHALHELTPDDVCREVSVSGLRGRGGAGYPTGVKWNLARKANGERKYVVANGDEGDPGAYMDRSIMESDPHRILEGMALAGYAIGAEQGFIYVRGEYYLAGRRLEAAIRAAERAGLLGSRVFGSNFNFRIDIRTGAGAFVCGEETSLMASIMGRRGQPRQRPPYPAQQGLWGCPTLINNVETLATVPAIMGKGGNWYAGIGSAGSKGTKVYALAGQVEIAGLIEVPMGTTLREVVFDIGGGIPGGKRFKAAQSGGPSGGCIPSGELDTPLDYESMQRVGTIMGSGGLIIMDETSCMPDVASFFLDFCRDESCGKCVPCRVGTVEMHRLLRRITGGTATMDDLAKLEELCELVGAASLCGLGMTAPNPVLSTLRYFRDEYVEHISRHRCAAGVCSMAEVPAGPEQEALLHAMGGAGEEA